The Methylopila sp. M107 genome contains the following window.
TGTCGACGTCGTAGGCCGCGCCCGTGCCCATCAGGCGGACCTTCATGCCCTTCCTGAGCACGCCGTCGACCACGCGGATCAGCACCACGACGCCGAGATAGACGTCGTACCAGCTGTCGACCAGCATCGCCTTCAGCGGCGCGTCGCGGTCGCCCTTCGGCGGCGGCAGGCGGGTGACGATGGCCTCGAGCACGAGGTCGATGCCGAGGCCCGTCTTGGCCGAGATCGGCACGGCGTCGGAGGCGTCGAGGCCGATCACCTCCTCGATCTGCGCCTTGATGCGGTCGGGTTCGGCCGCGGGCAGGTCGATCTTGTTCAGGACCGGCACGATCTCATGATTGTTGTCGAGCGCCTGGTAGACGTTGGCGAGCGTCTGCGCCTCGACGCCTTGAGAGGCGTCGACGACAAGCAGCGAGCCCTCGCAGGCCGCGAGCGACCGCGAGACCTCATAGGCGAAGTCGACATGGCCCGGCGTGTCCATGAGGTTCAGGATGTAGGTCTTGCCGTCCTTGGCCGGGTAGGAGAGGCGCACCGTCTGCGCCTTGATGGTGATGCCGCGCTCGCGCTCGATGTCCATCGAGTCGAGCACCTGCTCGGTCATCTCGCGGTCCTGCAGGCCGCCGGTCAGCTGGATCAGCCGGTCGGCGAGCGTCGACTTGCCATGGTCGATATGCGCGACGATGGAAAAGTTGCGGATGTTGTTCTGCGGGGAGACGGCCATGGGGCCGCGGATATCAGGGGTTTTGCGGCGCCGCAAGGAGACCGTGACCGCATCCGTCGCCGCATCCCGCCGCTGTCCGTGCGGCGACGGACGAATATCGTTCAAGCCCAAGCTCGCGACAGTGGAAAGCCGAACGCAAGAAGGTCGGCCTATGGCGCCGTTTCGTCCCGTCGCCGTCGTGCTCGGCTGGGCGCGCAAGCCGATCAAATCCGCGCGCCCACCCCTGCGTCGCGCTTCGTCAAGCCCGTGCGCGCCACGCGCTATAGTGGCGATGTGAAAAAGGCGCGATCTTCGCGCGCAAGTCGTCGTTGAAGCTCAGGGGTTTGTGACGAATTCTGTAATTGGAATAACACGAATTCCAAATTCAATAGAAGTTTCAATGGCTTATTGGCGCCGTGAGAGCGCCGTGGTAATCACCTCGTCAGTAGAGACGAGCGGGATTTAGCGTTCCGCCAGCTCCTTATTCTGTGATCGAGGCGTGAACCGTGAGCAACGGGGGCGCGCGGCGTGCGGCTTCGCGCGCCGCGGTGATGGCGTGCGTCCTGCCGGCGTGTCTCGTCTGCGCGCCGGCGCGCGCGCAAGGCGCGTCGGAGCCGGGTTCCGGCGAGGCCCAGGCGCTCGAGCAGATCGACGTCGTGGGGCGCCTGCGCGAGGCCGGCTGGCTCGGCGCATCAGACGCCGTCTACGAGACGCCGGGCAGCGTCGCCGAGATTGGCCGCGGGGCGATCGACGCGCGGGGCGGGGCGCGCAACGCGGCCGACATGGTGCGGGGCGTCGCGGGCGTCGACGCGGCGATCGACCGCCAGAATCCGGGCGTCAACGTCAATGTGCGCGGCCTGCAGGACCAGGGCCGGGTCAACATGTCGATCGACGGCGCGCGGCAGAATTTCCAGCAGTCCGGCCACGGCGCGACCGCCTTCGCCTATGTCGACCCGGAACTGATCAGCCGGATCGACATCGACAAGGGGCCGACCTCGACGGCCGGCGGAGCCGGCGTCATCGGCGGCGTCGTCAATTTCCGCACGCTCGAATTCGACGATATCGCGCTGCCGGGAAACCGTTATGGCGTCCGCCTCAACACGACGACCGGGACCAACGCTTTCGATTTCAACGGCAGCCTCGCGGCGGGCGCCAAGGTCAGCGACGCCTTCGAGATCGTCGGCGCGGTCGGGCGCAAGGACCTCGGCGAATACAGCGCCGGCTCGCGCGGCAAACTGGTCTATGGCGGGCCGGGGCAGGCGGCGAAATACACGACCCAAGACCAGTGGTCGTGGCTGCTGAAGGCGACCGCCCGCCCGACCGACGAGCAGACCGTCAAGCTGACCTATTCGGGCCTCGACGCCGAATTCGGGACCGGCAGCGAGTCGGTCGGCGTCGGCGGCAAGACCGTCGCCTATATCGACGCCAACAAGGTGCAGACGCACAACGTGGTCGGCGACTACAGCTGGTCTCCGGGCCTGTGGTGGGCCGACGTCAGCGCCAAGGCTTATTTCAGCCGCACCGCCAACCAGCAGTATCGGCCGGCGCGCCTGAACGTCTCGCGGCCCTACAGCGCCTTTGACGTCGACTACAGGATCGACACGGCCGGCGGCTCGCTGTCGAACGTCGCGCGCTTCTCCGTGCCGGCGTTCGACGTCGCGGTCACCTACGGGGCCGAGTATTTCCGGGACTCGACCGACACGGAAGCGACCGGCGCCAGCAACCCCGGCGGCGACTGGTTCACGGGAACGAACCCGATCGGGAAGCGCGGCGTCGGCGGGGCCTTCGCGCGCGCCGAGTTCAAGCGTGGCGACTGGCTGCAGGTCCTGCTCGGCGGGCGCTACGACCGCTACGAGATGGCGGGCTCGACCGTGGCGCTCGACGTCGTCGGCGGCCGCAGGTTCGACGTCGACGAGACCGGCGGCCGCTTCTCGCCGACCGCGACCGTCGCGGTGACGCCCGTCAAGGGACTGCAGGTCTACGGGTCTTATGAGCAGGGCTACCGGCCGCCGAACCTCATGGAGGCGATCGTCGGCGGCGAGCACATCAACGGCGGCATCAAGGCGCTGCCGAACGCCGACCTGAAGCCGGAGCTGTCGCGGACGGTCGAGTTCGGCGTCAACGTCAAGCTGGACGGAATCCGGTCCGAGGACGACGCGCTGAGGGCGAAAGCCTCGATCTACCGGACCGAGGTGAGGAACTTCATCACCCAGGTCGGCTTCGACAATCTTGCCTACTCGACCGCGGTGAACCTGAAGGACCGCACGACCTTCCGGGGGCTCGAGCTCGATACGAGCTACGACACCGGCCGGGCCTATATCGGCGGCGCGGCGAATTTCGTCGACGCCAGCTATGGCGACGGGTTCGACCTGCCGAGGGCGGTCTCGAATTCCTACCTGCTCGGCATCTATCTCACGCCGAAGCGAAAGCTGTCGCTCGACGGCGGCATGCGCTTCCTGAACCGCAAGCTGACGGTCGGCGGGCGCCTCACGGCGGTCAAGCCCGAAGGTCAGCTCGGCATCCTGCGCACGGGCTACGTCTACACGCCCTACACGCTGCTCGACCTCTACACGACCTACAACATCAACGAGACTTTCACCGTCCGAGCTTCGATCGAGAACCTGCGCGACGTCGCCTATGTCGAGGCGATGGGCGCGCAGCTGTCTCCCTCGCCCGGGCGAACCTTCACCATCGGGGCGACGACGCGGTTCTAGACCGCAGCTCTATTCGCAAGCGCCTGCGCCGCGACGGCGAGGCCGACAGGAGGACGGACAATGGCTGAGATCAAGGCGACAGGCGCATTGGACTTCGAGGCCTATCTCGCGAATTTCGACGCGACCTTCGCGCCCATGGGCCGCGGCGCGTTCAGCGACGGGCTGAGCGGCGACGAATATGTGCTCTGGTCCGGCCCCTCGACGATCCCCGTCACGGGCGCGCAGGCCTTCATCCTGGAGTCCGGCGAGGATGGCGATCTCGCCTACGACTTCACCACGCACACCGTCGGCGGCACGATCGACGCCATCGAGTTCGGGATCGGCGTGACCGAGAACGACGGCGACTATTCGACCGCCGCGAGCGTCCGGATCGAGGATCTCGGCCTGTCCAGCACCGGCGCCGCCGGCATCGTCAACCAGCTCACGCTCGACCTGATGGGCGGGAACACCGACGTGCTGCTCGGCCTCCTCAAGAAGACGAACATCGAATTCACCGGCAGCGCGGGCGACGACGTCTTCACCGGCTTCGACGGCAAGGACGAACTCAACGGCGGCAAGGGCAATGACGACCTGTCCGGCGGCAAGGGCAGGGACGTGCTGAACGGCGGCAAGGGCGACGACGCCCTGTTCGGCGGCGCCGGCAAGGACACCTATGAATTCGACGGCAAGAAGTTCGGCAATGACGTGATCGAGGGGTTCTCGGCCGGCAAGGGCAAGGGCGACGTCATCCAGTTCGACGACAAGGTGTTCGACTCCTTCGCCGACGTGCTGGGCGCCGCGAAGGAAAAGGGCGGAAACGTCGTCATCACGATCAGCGA
Protein-coding sequences here:
- a CDS encoding TonB-dependent hemoglobin/transferrin/lactoferrin family receptor; the encoded protein is MSNGGARRAASRAAVMACVLPACLVCAPARAQGASEPGSGEAQALEQIDVVGRLREAGWLGASDAVYETPGSVAEIGRGAIDARGGARNAADMVRGVAGVDAAIDRQNPGVNVNVRGLQDQGRVNMSIDGARQNFQQSGHGATAFAYVDPELISRIDIDKGPTSTAGGAGVIGGVVNFRTLEFDDIALPGNRYGVRLNTTTGTNAFDFNGSLAAGAKVSDAFEIVGAVGRKDLGEYSAGSRGKLVYGGPGQAAKYTTQDQWSWLLKATARPTDEQTVKLTYSGLDAEFGTGSESVGVGGKTVAYIDANKVQTHNVVGDYSWSPGLWWADVSAKAYFSRTANQQYRPARLNVSRPYSAFDVDYRIDTAGGSLSNVARFSVPAFDVAVTYGAEYFRDSTDTEATGASNPGGDWFTGTNPIGKRGVGGAFARAEFKRGDWLQVLLGGRYDRYEMAGSTVALDVVGGRRFDVDETGGRFSPTATVAVTPVKGLQVYGSYEQGYRPPNLMEAIVGGEHINGGIKALPNADLKPELSRTVEFGVNVKLDGIRSEDDALRAKASIYRTEVRNFITQVGFDNLAYSTAVNLKDRTTFRGLELDTSYDTGRAYIGGAANFVDASYGDGFDLPRAVSNSYLLGIYLTPKRKLSLDGGMRFLNRKLTVGGRLTAVKPEGQLGILRTGYVYTPYTLLDLYTTYNINETFTVRASIENLRDVAYVEAMGAQLSPSPGRTFTIGATTRF